A genomic region of Oncorhynchus mykiss isolate Arlee chromosome 2, USDA_OmykA_1.1, whole genome shotgun sequence contains the following coding sequences:
- the LOC110488264 gene encoding large proline-rich protein BAG6 isoform X2: MLHPVGRTEVNLPPPHLLLLSGRPSQAVACLAHKLESGRLCLNPPLPPRRRRRDSDTDESEEERQEARVPVTDPPRVSVTMEEPGADIEVTVKTLDSQSRSYTVGGQLTVKEFKEHIATSVGIPVDKQRLIYQGRVLQDERTLTEYNVDGKVIHLVERAPPQPSQPGSGSGGAEAGAPPSSTTSQGTSQVPPHDRNANSYVMLGTFNLPVNVMDPQQIQMSVQQMMSGLGENARNARVSTSTGSNGSMNVHIDMDQSVQSEPRLRLLLAENLLRDTTALIERMEDQPSGTSTQPDSAAAPPPSSSSSTPSPSTQPMDTSPPSSTPPPSFSSSTQTEGAAQAGPNHPSPAELVEMLSELRRVEERLQPFVQRTHTILESATTAEYANTEREEDQRILNLVGEALRLLGNALVALSDLRCNLLSPAPRHLHVIRPMSHYTSPVSMPGAVHHHIPLHMNLGATVTMASNGRPATDGQAQPSQTPGQSDQPDSGVPQAAGQPNVAGMGQPGFQMPPGVQMNPDFMQSIVQQIAQYTEAVAAATGGAIPGQPPQPTPPGSTATSSTTTTGPNTPTTTPTAPPPPSPGAPQARVVFTRPAFAPRIPPPVFGTRGATINLRTSVPPMMGQQPGQPFPPAALNQMISGLVGQLLIPGQMAGQTATSSASHTFSSSSSNSSSSSSSSSGPIPAPAPAPGTTVPPGQPGAIPTMPQGAPPDLAQLLGSLLGTAGAVPGAMGPSITVTMPGVPAFVQGVSDFMQASGPVFPPPPNGAPQPPASGTPPPPPGTTPNPPTGDGAGAQGEALNPELFTGIVQGVLSTMMGSLGSPQSNTESIAQFIQRLSETSNIFTPGTGDAMGFFGDLLTLVCQNFSMVDLVLLLHGQNQPLGRIQTQLSQFFTQHYLNGSEPTDHNIAAAADGLINELEEYITESFSSVAVLEGVNVTQTNLSFFRHQLTRIATHILRCTDNTFGPQLLQMCNQGLFECLALNLYCLRGEQSALTSVINHRIRTLSADMNPSLVNWLTSMLTMRLQVILEHIPVTEDQILHYAVHTQQGEASNAQEPQRAQIMEMEATHSPAPATTAEEAMASSQETRAEPRETGATGGAAPLGGAMAAAEASGREEPGRETEAWTAAVPAEWVPIIRHDLITQRKMKAQPPMSDAYLHGMPAKRRKTGQGDGALLSLSDAVSRAARTAGVRPVTSPDNLQEELDSPELQEAYAEQVKKDIKKRVREDPDFSSQQFPNTHRAFSSDS, from the exons atgttgcatccAGTGGGGAGAACTGAGGTCAACCTACCTCCGCCCCATCTCCTACTTCTGAGTGGAAGACCATCCCaagcagtagcctgcctagctcacaaactagaatcagggcgcctatgcctaaatccgccactgccaccgaggaggaggagaagagattcCGACACTGACGAGTCCGAGGAAGAAAGACAGGAGGCGCGGGTTCCAGTCACAGACCCACCAAG GGTAAGCGTAACCATGGAGGAACCAGGTGCTGATATAGAGGTGACTGTCAAAACTTTGGACTCCCAGAGCCGAAGTTACACTGTAGGCGGACAG TTGACAGTGAAAGAGTTCAAGGAGCACATTGCCACTTCAGTTGGGATTCCTGTGGACAAACAGAGGCTGATCTACCAGGGCCGAGTCCTGCAGGATGAGAGGACCCTGACAGAGTACA ACGTCGATGGAAAAGTCATCCACCTGGTGGAGCGGGCCCCCCCTCAGCCCTCCCAgccaggctcggggtcagggggAGCGGAGGCCGGAGCGCCGCCCTCTTCTACCACCTCCCAGGGAACGTCCCAAGTGCCCCCACACGACCGCAACGCCAACAGCTATGTCATGCTGGGGACCTTCAACCTCCCCGTTAACGTCATGGACCCTCAGCAGATCCAG ATGTCAGTCCAGCAAATGATGTCAGGTTTGGGTGAGAATGCTAGGAATGCCAGAGTCAGCACCAGCACCGGG AGCAATGGGTCCATGAATGTGCACATTGATATGGACCAATCGGTGCAGAGTGAGCCCAGGCTGAGACTGCTATTGGCTGAGAACCTGCTGAGGGACACCACTGCTCTCATCGAGAGGATGGAG GATCAACCAAGCGGAACCTCAACCCAACCGGATTCTGCTGCTgcacctcctccctcttcctcctcctccactccctctccctccacccagcCCATGGACACATCTCCACCTTCATCTActccccctccatccttctcttcctccactcAAACAGAGGGAGCTGCCCAAGCTGGACCCAA TCACCCCAGCCCAGCAGAGCTGGTAGAGATGCTGTCAGAgctgaggagggtggaggagaggctTCAGCCATTCGTCCAGAGAACACACACTATCCTAGAGTCTGCTACCACTGCAGAATACGCCAACACC gaaagagaggaggatcagCGGATTCTCAACCTGGTGGGGGAGGCCCTCCGTCTCCTGGGCAATGCCCTGGTTGCCCTTAGTGACCTGCGCTGCAACCTGTTGAGTCCCGCCCCACGCCACTTACACGTGATCCGGCCAATGTCTCACTACACCTCCCCAGTGTCCATGCCTGGAGCCGTGCACCATCACATCCCACTACAT ATGAACCTGGGAGCCACGGTCACAATGGCGTCCAatggcagaccagctacagacGGACAGGCCCAGCCCAGTCAGACCCCCGGCCAGTCGGACCAGCCAG actCTGGTGTTCCTCAGGCAGCTGGACAGCCAAATGTTGCAGGAATGGGTCAGCCAG GCTTCCAGATGCCTCCCGGTGTTCAGATGAATCCAGACTTCATGCAGTCCATCGTGCAGCAGATCGCCCAGTACACAGAGGCTGTAGCTGCTGCCACCGGGGGCGCCATCCCTGGCCAACCCCCCCAGCCTACCCCCCCAGGCTCCACTGCTACCTCTTCCACAACCACCACCGGCCCTAACACCCCCACTACCACCCCCACAGCCCCCCCTCCGCCTTCTCCCGGGGCCCCCCAGGCCAGGGTGGTGTTCACCCGGCCCGCCTTTGCTCCCAGGATCCCTCCACCCGTCTTTGGCACCCGGGGGGCCACCATCAACCTGAGGACTAGTGTGCCGCCCATGATGGGTCAGCAACCAGGACAG CCCTTCCCTCCTGCTGCCCTCAATCAGATGATCAGTGGACTGGTGGGGCAACTCCTGATACCTGGACAGATGG CTGGTCAAACAGCCACCTCCTCTGCTTCTCATaccttctcctcatcctcctccaactcttcttcttcctcctcatcctcctctggcCCTATCCCCGCTCCTGCTCCTGCCCCTGGCACCACTGTTCCCCCAGGCCAGCCCGGAGCCATCCCCACCATGCCCCAGGGAGCTCCCCCTGACCTGGCCCAGCTCCTGGGCTCTCTCCTGGGGACCGCAGGGGCAGTTCCTGGGGCCATGGGACCCTCCATCACTGTGACTATGCCTGGAGTGCCTGCCTTCGTCCAAGGAGTGTCTGACTTCATGCAG GCCTCCGGACCAGTCTTCCCACCACCCCCCAACGGTGCCCCCCAGCCCCCTGCCTCtggcacccccccccctccacccggGACCACCCCTAACCCTCCCACGGGGGACGGTGCCGGGGCCCAGGGAGAGGCCCTGAATCCGGAGTTGTTCACTGGGATTGTACAGGGGGTCCTGTCCACCATGATGGGCTCCCTGGGCTCTCCCCAGAGCAACACTGAGAGCATCGCCCAGTTCATCCAGAGGCTCTCTGAGACCAGCAACATCTTCACACCCGGCACAGGGGACGCCATGG gttTCTTTGGAGACCTACTGACCCTGGTGTGTCAGAACTTCTCCATGGTGGACCTGGTCTTGCTGCTCCACGGCCAGAACCAGCCCCTGGGTCGCATCCAGACCCAGCTGTCTCAGTTCTTCACCCAGCACTATCTCAACGGGAGCGAGCCCACCGACCACAACATTGCT GCTGCTGCTGATGGTCTCATCAATGAACTTGAGGAGTACATTACCGAGAGCTTT TCTTCAGTGGCAGTGTTGGAGGGTGTCAACGTCACTCAGACCAACCTGTCCTTCTTCAGACATCAGTTAACGCGTATCGCCACACACATACTCCGCTGCACAG ACAACACGTTTGGGCCGCAGCTGCTGCAGATGTGCAACCAGGGGCTGTTTGAGTGTCTGGCCCTTAACCTGTACTGtctgagaggagagcagagtgccctcacttctgtcatcaacCACCGCATA AGGACGTTGTCGGCTGACATGAACCCCAGCCTGGTGAACTGGCTGACCAGTATGCTGACCATGAGGCTCCAGGTCATCCTGGAGCACATCCCCGTCACAGAGGACCAGATACTACATTATGCCGTCCACACACAGCAG GGGGAGGCCTCTAATGCACAGGAGCCTCAACGTGCCCAGATCATGGAG ATGGAGGCCACCCACTCCCCAGCCCCGGCCACCACAGCTGAGGAAGCCATGGCGTCGTCACAGGAGACTAGGGCAGAACCCAGGGAAACTGGAGCCACCGGAGGGGCTGCGCCATTGGGTGGTGCCATGGCAGCAGCTGAAGCCAGCGGGAGGGAGGAGCCTGGTAGAGAGACTGAGGCCTGGACTGCTGCCGTCCCTGCT GAGTGGGTACCCATCATCAGACATGACCTGATCACCCAGAGGAAGATGAAGGCCCAGCCTCCCATGTCTGACGCCTATTTACATGGGATGCCTGCCAAACGCAGGAAG ACCGGACAAGGGGACGgcgctcttctctccctctccgacGCCGTTAGCAGGGCGGCCAGGACGGCCGGAGTCAGGCCAGTCACTTCCCCAGACAACCTGCAGGAGGAGCTTGACAGCCCTGAGCTCCAAGAGGCCTATGCAGAGCAG GTGAAGAAAGACATAAAGAAGCGAGTGAGAGAGGACCCGGACTTCAGCTCTCAGCAGttccccaacacacacagagcTTTTTCATCCGACTCATAA
- the LOC110488264 gene encoding large proline-rich protein BAG6 isoform X3 has translation MEEPGADIEVTVKTLDSQSRSYTVGGQLTVKEFKEHIATSVGIPVDKQRLIYQGRVLQDERTLTEYNVDGKVIHLVERAPPQPSQPGSGSGGAEAGAPPSSTTSQGTSQVPPHDRNANSYVMLGTFNLPVNVMDPQQIQMSVQQMMSGLGENARNARVSTSTGSNGSMNVHIDMDQSVQSEPRLRLLLAENLLRDTTALIERMEDQPSGTSTQPDSAAAPPPSSSSSTPSPSTQPMDTSPPSSTPPPSFSSSTQTEGAAQAGPNHPSPAELVEMLSELRRVEERLQPFVQRTHTILESATTAEYANTEREEDQRILNLVGEALRLLGNALVALSDLRCNLLSPAPRHLHVIRPMSHYTSPVSMPGAVHHHIPLHMNLGATVTMASNGRPATDGQAQPSQTPGQSDQPGQGQTSPSQPPPSNQQAGQGQPGPRVIRISHQTMPVVMMQMNTDDSGVPQAAGQPNVAGMGQPGFQMPPGVQMNPDFMQSIVQQIAQYTEAVAAATGGAIPGQPPQPTPPGSTATSSTTTTGPNTPTTTPTAPPPPSPGAPQARVVFTRPAFAPRIPPPVFGTRGATINLRTSVPPMMGQQPGQPFPPAALNQMISGLVGQLLIPGQMAGQTATSSASHTFSSSSSNSSSSSSSSSGPIPAPAPAPGTTVPPGQPGAIPTMPQGAPPDLAQLLGSLLGTAGAVPGAMGPSITVTMPGVPAFVQGVSDFMQASGPVFPPPPNGAPQPPASGTPPPPPGTTPNPPTGDGAGAQGEALNPELFTGIVQGVLSTMMGSLGSPQSNTESIAQFIQRLSETSNIFTPGTGDAMGFFGDLLTLVCQNFSMVDLVLLLHGQNQPLGRIQTQLSQFFTQHYLNGSEPTDHNIAAAADGLINELEEYITESFSSVAVLEGVNVTQTNLSFFRHQLTRIATHILRCTDNTFGPQLLQMCNQGLFECLALNLYCLRGEQSALTSVINHRIRTLSADMNPSLVNWLTSMLTMRLQVILEHIPVTEDQILHYAVHTQQGEASNAQEPQRAQIMEMEATHSPAPATTAEEAMASSQETRAEPRETGATGGAAPLGGAMAAAEASGREEPGRETEAWTAAVPAEWVPIIRHDLITQRKMKAQPPMSDAYLHGMPAKRRKTGQGDGALLSLSDAVSRAARTAGVRPVTSPDNLQEELDSPELQEAYAEQVKKDIKKRVREDPDFSSQQFPNTHRAFSSDS, from the exons ATGGAGGAACCAGGTGCTGATATAGAGGTGACTGTCAAAACTTTGGACTCCCAGAGCCGAAGTTACACTGTAGGCGGACAG TTGACAGTGAAAGAGTTCAAGGAGCACATTGCCACTTCAGTTGGGATTCCTGTGGACAAACAGAGGCTGATCTACCAGGGCCGAGTCCTGCAGGATGAGAGGACCCTGACAGAGTACA ACGTCGATGGAAAAGTCATCCACCTGGTGGAGCGGGCCCCCCCTCAGCCCTCCCAgccaggctcggggtcagggggAGCGGAGGCCGGAGCGCCGCCCTCTTCTACCACCTCCCAGGGAACGTCCCAAGTGCCCCCACACGACCGCAACGCCAACAGCTATGTCATGCTGGGGACCTTCAACCTCCCCGTTAACGTCATGGACCCTCAGCAGATCCAG ATGTCAGTCCAGCAAATGATGTCAGGTTTGGGTGAGAATGCTAGGAATGCCAGAGTCAGCACCAGCACCGGG AGCAATGGGTCCATGAATGTGCACATTGATATGGACCAATCGGTGCAGAGTGAGCCCAGGCTGAGACTGCTATTGGCTGAGAACCTGCTGAGGGACACCACTGCTCTCATCGAGAGGATGGAG GATCAACCAAGCGGAACCTCAACCCAACCGGATTCTGCTGCTgcacctcctccctcttcctcctcctccactccctctccctccacccagcCCATGGACACATCTCCACCTTCATCTActccccctccatccttctcttcctccactcAAACAGAGGGAGCTGCCCAAGCTGGACCCAA TCACCCCAGCCCAGCAGAGCTGGTAGAGATGCTGTCAGAgctgaggagggtggaggagaggctTCAGCCATTCGTCCAGAGAACACACACTATCCTAGAGTCTGCTACCACTGCAGAATACGCCAACACC gaaagagaggaggatcagCGGATTCTCAACCTGGTGGGGGAGGCCCTCCGTCTCCTGGGCAATGCCCTGGTTGCCCTTAGTGACCTGCGCTGCAACCTGTTGAGTCCCGCCCCACGCCACTTACACGTGATCCGGCCAATGTCTCACTACACCTCCCCAGTGTCCATGCCTGGAGCCGTGCACCATCACATCCCACTACAT ATGAACCTGGGAGCCACGGTCACAATGGCGTCCAatggcagaccagctacagacGGACAGGCCCAGCCCAGTCAGACCCCCGGCCAGTCGGACCAGCCAGGTCAGGGACAGACTTCCCCCTCACAGCCTCCCCCGTCCAATCAGCAGGCTGGACAGGGACAGCCCGGCCCCCGGGTCATCAGGATCAGCCACCAGACAATGCCGGTGGTCATGATGCAGATGAACACGGACG actCTGGTGTTCCTCAGGCAGCTGGACAGCCAAATGTTGCAGGAATGGGTCAGCCAG GCTTCCAGATGCCTCCCGGTGTTCAGATGAATCCAGACTTCATGCAGTCCATCGTGCAGCAGATCGCCCAGTACACAGAGGCTGTAGCTGCTGCCACCGGGGGCGCCATCCCTGGCCAACCCCCCCAGCCTACCCCCCCAGGCTCCACTGCTACCTCTTCCACAACCACCACCGGCCCTAACACCCCCACTACCACCCCCACAGCCCCCCCTCCGCCTTCTCCCGGGGCCCCCCAGGCCAGGGTGGTGTTCACCCGGCCCGCCTTTGCTCCCAGGATCCCTCCACCCGTCTTTGGCACCCGGGGGGCCACCATCAACCTGAGGACTAGTGTGCCGCCCATGATGGGTCAGCAACCAGGACAG CCCTTCCCTCCTGCTGCCCTCAATCAGATGATCAGTGGACTGGTGGGGCAACTCCTGATACCTGGACAGATGG CTGGTCAAACAGCCACCTCCTCTGCTTCTCATaccttctcctcatcctcctccaactcttcttcttcctcctcatcctcctctggcCCTATCCCCGCTCCTGCTCCTGCCCCTGGCACCACTGTTCCCCCAGGCCAGCCCGGAGCCATCCCCACCATGCCCCAGGGAGCTCCCCCTGACCTGGCCCAGCTCCTGGGCTCTCTCCTGGGGACCGCAGGGGCAGTTCCTGGGGCCATGGGACCCTCCATCACTGTGACTATGCCTGGAGTGCCTGCCTTCGTCCAAGGAGTGTCTGACTTCATGCAG GCCTCCGGACCAGTCTTCCCACCACCCCCCAACGGTGCCCCCCAGCCCCCTGCCTCtggcacccccccccctccacccggGACCACCCCTAACCCTCCCACGGGGGACGGTGCCGGGGCCCAGGGAGAGGCCCTGAATCCGGAGTTGTTCACTGGGATTGTACAGGGGGTCCTGTCCACCATGATGGGCTCCCTGGGCTCTCCCCAGAGCAACACTGAGAGCATCGCCCAGTTCATCCAGAGGCTCTCTGAGACCAGCAACATCTTCACACCCGGCACAGGGGACGCCATGG gttTCTTTGGAGACCTACTGACCCTGGTGTGTCAGAACTTCTCCATGGTGGACCTGGTCTTGCTGCTCCACGGCCAGAACCAGCCCCTGGGTCGCATCCAGACCCAGCTGTCTCAGTTCTTCACCCAGCACTATCTCAACGGGAGCGAGCCCACCGACCACAACATTGCT GCTGCTGCTGATGGTCTCATCAATGAACTTGAGGAGTACATTACCGAGAGCTTT TCTTCAGTGGCAGTGTTGGAGGGTGTCAACGTCACTCAGACCAACCTGTCCTTCTTCAGACATCAGTTAACGCGTATCGCCACACACATACTCCGCTGCACAG ACAACACGTTTGGGCCGCAGCTGCTGCAGATGTGCAACCAGGGGCTGTTTGAGTGTCTGGCCCTTAACCTGTACTGtctgagaggagagcagagtgccctcacttctgtcatcaacCACCGCATA AGGACGTTGTCGGCTGACATGAACCCCAGCCTGGTGAACTGGCTGACCAGTATGCTGACCATGAGGCTCCAGGTCATCCTGGAGCACATCCCCGTCACAGAGGACCAGATACTACATTATGCCGTCCACACACAGCAG GGGGAGGCCTCTAATGCACAGGAGCCTCAACGTGCCCAGATCATGGAG ATGGAGGCCACCCACTCCCCAGCCCCGGCCACCACAGCTGAGGAAGCCATGGCGTCGTCACAGGAGACTAGGGCAGAACCCAGGGAAACTGGAGCCACCGGAGGGGCTGCGCCATTGGGTGGTGCCATGGCAGCAGCTGAAGCCAGCGGGAGGGAGGAGCCTGGTAGAGAGACTGAGGCCTGGACTGCTGCCGTCCCTGCT GAGTGGGTACCCATCATCAGACATGACCTGATCACCCAGAGGAAGATGAAGGCCCAGCCTCCCATGTCTGACGCCTATTTACATGGGATGCCTGCCAAACGCAGGAAG ACCGGACAAGGGGACGgcgctcttctctccctctccgacGCCGTTAGCAGGGCGGCCAGGACGGCCGGAGTCAGGCCAGTCACTTCCCCAGACAACCTGCAGGAGGAGCTTGACAGCCCTGAGCTCCAAGAGGCCTATGCAGAGCAG GTGAAGAAAGACATAAAGAAGCGAGTGAGAGAGGACCCGGACTTCAGCTCTCAGCAGttccccaacacacacagagcTTTTTCATCCGACTCATAA